The Panthera leo isolate Ple1 chromosome C2, P.leo_Ple1_pat1.1, whole genome shotgun sequence genome window below encodes:
- the TFF2 gene encoding trefoil factor 2, translated as MDMGPRGVRLLAVLLVLGLWAPAGAHKPSPCQCSRIAPHKRENCGFPGITSDQCFSSGCCFDSSVVGVPWCFHPLPKQASEECVMEVSARRNCGYPGISPKECASRKCCFSDNIFEVPWCFFPMPVDDCHY; from the exons ATGGACATGGGACCTCGAGGCGTCCGGCTCCTGGCGGTTCTCCTGGTCCTGGGGCTGTGGGCCCCGGCAGGGGCCCACAAACCTT CCCCCTGCCAGTGCTCACGGATAGCCCCCCACAAGAGGGAGAACTGTGGATTCCCGGGCATCACCAGCGACCAGTGCTTCTCCTCTGGCTGCTGCTTCGACTCCAGCGTCGTGGGGGTCCCCTGGTGTTTCCACCCCCTCCCGAAGCAAG CGTCGGAGGAGTGCGTCATGGAAGTCTCGGCCCGTAGGAACTGCGGGTACCCGGGCATCAGCCCCAAGGAGTGCGCCTCCCGCAAGTGCTGCTTTTCCGACAACATCTTCGAAGTGCCCTGGTGCTTCTTCCCGATGCCCGTGGACG ACTGTCATTATTAA